In Tribolium castaneum strain GA2 chromosome 4, icTriCast1.1, whole genome shotgun sequence, one DNA window encodes the following:
- the LOC107398244 gene encoding uncharacterized protein LOC107398244, translating into MKLEKKCKLINISIYAIMLFLVITLLVNLPFVGSQRDLFLSIQVFEEYFGKWSEILDRLYFTLAPFLSYHGARLSFTCIYAILQVQVQFSLIGEYLFETYQVDDSKSWKYLQDTRYQHDIGESLRLCVEHHVALKKSIKMMVDVALTCLPFLVLLGLSTLISCLAFIMNFWDTMDNILKLRIFMWAAWIVLITIMFCRSGQQLIDATSDIFFTLGGAPWYYWNLDNIKILLTFMANSTKNDSISLAGICLDYPLFVSVANTTVSYALVLYNLRESSLDSSNKK; encoded by the exons ATGAAGCTcgagaaaaaatgcaaactgaTAAATATCAGTATATACGCCATTATGCTCTTTTTAGTAATCACTCTGCTTGTTAACTTGCCCTTTGTTGGGAGCCAGCGAGACCTGTTTCTTAGTATTCAAGTTTTTGAGGAGTATTTTGGCAAGTGGTCGGAGATTTTGGATCGGTTGTATTTCACATTGGCGCCGTTTTTGAGTTATCACGGCGCCAGATTGTCTTTTACTTGCATTTACGCGATTCTGCAAGTGCAAGTTCAATTCTCCCTCATTGGAGAATATTTGTTTGAGACATATCAGGTGGATGATTCGAAAAGTTGGAAGTATTTGCAAGACACTCGGTATCAGCACGATATTGGAGAATCCTTGCGTCTGTGTGTTGAACACCACGTTGCTTTGAAAAA ATCGATCAAAATGATGGTTGATGTTGCACTTACATGCCTGCCATTCCTAGTACTGCTAGGTCTAAGCACTTTGATTAGTTGTCTCGCGTTCATCATGAAT TTTTGGGACACCAtggacaatattttaaaactacGAATATTTATGTGGGCTGCATGGATTGTTCTCATCACTATAATGTTTTGCAGGAGTGGCCAACAACTCATCGATGCG acgagcgatattttttttactttgggtGGAGCTCCTTGGTACTACTGGAATTTAGataacattaaaattcttCTCACATTTATGGCAAATAGCACTAAAAATGATAGTATTTCTCTGGCTGGGATTTGTCTAGATTACCCATTGTTTGTTTCG gtCGCAAACACCACCGTCTCATATGCTCTCGTTCTGTACAATCTTCGCGAAAGTAGTCTTGATTCAAGCAACAAAAAGTAA
- the LOC103314710 gene encoding cell adhesion molecule Dscam2, with protein sequence MAVPKLSAPEVENLEGRYILIRIGEGQSSKVVSQVATSRVPARIISFGGTVIRPYKTSVSFQCESVGNPKREWLRGEKILKGGANANQQLLDTGELILANLQLIDSGNYTCQVDNNQGSDKITYHFVVQVPPSAPLLYVSNATSSSILLKWKIGNDGGAPVSGFTLNYRKEHGDLDEVHLSRHAISYELRGLSCGTTYHLYLTAHNIVGSSPASHSLQARTQGHPPGVPPASSFITPNSTSVFISLLRLHVWPDNECPILYFIPQYRKASSSQWILVSNALKPQKRTSITGLTPATKYVVKLEAHNIAGFATEEFVFMTLTKDGGAPPLNLLKQGHNETSIYSDIRFIIPLLVLIIAVIISILGAILCLKHRQSEIAKELLDNQHNAEAQRERYYATIHKAALAAGEKIPETSEDISPYATFQLSEPSTLPQNTMLHSFMYHEHPMTEGCASPPPSSSVLRSSPYYNIQKFQGTKGHGRRRSNRKNEVDSDESESDTEHRTESSTQLEVKRKQSIMHHGTQSSTSSDISPMSEKKSLPRRNRSRLSPQSRSLSQRQILSRLSLAETTFSEKKSLEHSTTDRPELSEAECDIDTIKKLKLGLKSSFWSKPNESDQITDYSIAV encoded by the exons ATGGCTGTGCCTAAACTCTCAGCACCG GAGGTGGAAAATCTTGAAGGACGTTACATATTAATTAGAATTGGCGAAGGGCAAAGTTCGAAAGTCGTGTCGCAAGTGGCAACATCAAGAg tcccTGCCCGAATCATTTCGTTCGGGGGCACAGTAATACGCCCCTACAAAACTTCGGTGTCTTTCCAATGTGAATCAGTTGGCAACCCTAAACGTGAGTGGCTCCGTGGTGAGAAAATTCTGAAAGGGGGTGCCAACGCTAACCAGCAACTCCTGGACACTGGAGAATTAATCCTTGCCAATTTACAACTGATTGATTCTGGCAACTACACGTGCCAAGTGGACAACAACCAAGGCTCTGATAAAATCACATACCACTTTGTTGTTCAAGTTCCACCCAGTGCCCCACTTTTGTACGTTTCGAATGCTACCAGCAGCAGTATTCTTCTGAAATGGAAAATTGGAAATGATGGAGGGGCTCCAGTCAGTGGCTTTACGCTCAATTATAG GAAAGAACACGGAGATTTGGACGAAGTCCATTTATCTAGACACGCAATCAGCTACGAACTGCGAGGTCTTTCATGCGGGACTACATATCATCTGTATTTAACTGCTCATAACATCGTCGGAAGTAGTCCAGCTAGTCATTCCTTGCAAGCCAGAACTCAAGGACATCCACCAGGAGTTCCCCCAGCTTCCAGCTTTATTACTCCGAACTCGACTTCagtttttattagtttattaagaTTGCACGTTTGGCCTGATAATGAATGCcccattttgtattttattccACAGTATAGGAAGGCTTCCAGTTCACAGTGGATTTTAG TTTCAAACGCTTTGAAACCGCAAAAACGGACTTCCATCACTGGACTTACTCCTGCCACTAAATACGTGGTGAAGCTGGAAGCCCACAATATTGCAGGATTTGCAACTGAAGAGTTTGTTTTTATGACATTAACGAAGGACGGTG GTGCGCCACCACTTAATTTACTGAAACAAGGGCACAATGAAACGTCCATTTATTCAGATATTAGGTTTATAATTCCGTTGTTAGTTTTGATAATTGCTGTTATTATTTCGATTCTTGGAGCTATTCTCTGTTTGAAACATC gaCAAAGCGAAATCGCTAAAGAACTCCTAGATAATCAACACAACGCTGAAGCTCAGAGAGAAAGATATTACGCGACAATACATAAAGCAGCTCTAGCGGCTGGTGAAAAAATTCCAG AGACTTCTGAGGACATATCACCCTATGCAACATTTCAGTTGTCGGAGCCAAGTACCTTACCACAAAATACAATGTTGCATAGTTTCATGTATCATGAACATCCCATGACAGAGGGCTGTGCTTCGCCACCTCCAAGTTCGTCGGTTTTGCGAAGCTCGCCCTATTATAATATT CAAAAATTTCAAGGTACCAAGGGCCACGGTAGAAGACGTTCTAACCGAAAAAATGAGGTAGACAGCGACGAAAGTGAATCGGACACTGAGCACAGAACCGAGTCTTCCACACAGTTAGAAGTTAAACGAAAACAAA GTATCATGCACCATGGAACTCAATCAAGTACTTCATCCGACATATCCCCGATGTCTGAAAAAAAGTCGCTTCCGCGCAGAAACCGTTCGAG GTTGTCGCCCCAGAGCCGGAGTTTGTCCCAAAGACAGATTCTATCACGACTGTCGTTAGCCGAGACGACATTTTCGGAGAAAAAATCACTGGAGCACAGTACAACCGACCGACCAGAACTGAGCGAAGCCGAATGTGACATCGAcacaatcaaaaaattaaagttaggTTTGAAATCGtctttttggtcaaaaccgaaTGAATCCGATCAAATAACGGACTATTCGATTGCTGTTTAA